Genomic segment of Truepera radiovictrix DSM 17093:
CGCGCCTTTCGCAACGTGCGCGACAGCGAGGCGTTGGGCATCATCATCATCCACCAGGAGCTCGCGCTCGTGCCGCTCTTGTCGATCGCCGAAAACCTCTTCTTGGGTCACGAGCGCGCGCGCTTTGGCGTCATCGACTGGTCGCAAGCGACCCTGCAGGCGCGCGCGCTACTCGCCAAGGTGGGGCTCGACGAAGCGCCCGACACCCCGGTGGCTGAGCTCGGGGTAGGTAAGCAGCAACTCGTGGAGATCGCCAAGGCGCTCGCTAAAGAGGTCAAGCTCCTCATCCTCGACGAGCCCACGGCGAGCTTGAGCGAGAGCGACTCCGAGGCGCTGTTAAAGCTGCTGCTCGAGTTTAAGGCGCAGGGGATCACCTCGGTGTTGATCTCGCACAAACTCAACGAGGTCGTCAAGGTAGCGGACACCATCACCGTGCTGCGCGACGGCGAGGTGGTCGAGACGCTCGACGCGCGCGCGGGGCCGGTGAGCGAGGCGCGCATCGTCCGCGGCATGGTGGGGCGCGAGCTGACCCAGCGTTACCCGCCCCGCACCCACCGGGTCGGCGAGACGCTCTTCGAGGTGCGCGGTTGGAACGTCTTTCACCCCGTGCAGCGCGACCGACGGGTGATCCACGACGCGTCGTTTTACCTGCGGCGCGGCGAGGTGGTCGGGCTCGCGGGGCTCATGGGCGCGGGGCGCACGGAGCTCGCCATGAGCCTCTTCGGTCGCTCGTACGGTCGGCGCGTGAGCGGCGAGGTGCGTCTGCGCGGCCAGGTCGTCGACCTCAGCACGGTCCCCAAAGCGATCGCCCAGGGCGTCGCCTACGTCACCGAAGACCGCAAGGCGCTCGGGCTCATCTTGGAGCAGGACATCCGGCACAACCTCACGCTCGCCAACTTGGGCGCCGTCGCCAAAGGGGTGGTGATCGACGCGCCCCGGGAGGTGGGGGTGGCTCACCGCTACCGCGAGGAGCTCCGCATCCGTTGCCGCAGCATCGAGCAGGAAGCGGTCAACCTCTCGGGGGGCAACCAGCAGAAGGTCGTGCTCGGCAAGTGGCTCTTCGCCGAGCCGGAGGTGCTGCTTTTAGACGAACCGACGCGCGGCGTCGACGTCGGGGCGAAGTTCGAGATCTACACCCTGATCAACCGCCTCGCGGCCCAGGGCAAGGCGATCCTCCTCATCTCCTCGGAGTTGCCGGAGGTTTTGGGGATGAGCGACCGCATCTACGTGATGAACGAGGGGCGCATCGTGGGCGAGATGGACGCTCGGAGCGCCTCGCAAGAGCGCATCATGCGCGAGATCGTCCGGTTAGAGGACGCCCCGCCGGACGCGCGGGAGGTACCCGTATGAGAGGAGGGCCGAGGTGAGCACCACCCCTTCGGCGCTGCCGCGCGCGCAAGTCGCTAGCGCCCGCGAGCTCGTGCGCCGCAACCTCCGCCGCTACGGCATGCTCGTGGCGCTGCTCGCCATCATGGTGTTTTTCCAGCTCCGCACGGGCGGCGTGCTGCTGCGCCCGCTGAACCTCACCAACTTGCTGCTGCAAAACTCGTACATCGTCATCATGGCGATCGGCATGCTGTTGGTGATCGTCGCGGGCCACATCGACCTCTCGGTCGGGTCGGTGGTCGGCTTCGTCGGCGCCCTCGCCGCCGTCTTGATGGTGCAGCAAGGTGTTCACTGGTTGCCGACGGTGCTGCTCTGCCTCCTCACGGGGGTGCTGATCGGGGCGGCGCAGGGGTTTTGGGTCGCCTACGCCCACATCCCGTCGTTTATCGTCACGCTCGCGGGGATGCTCGTGTTTCGGGGGCTCAGCCTGGCCTTGCTGCAAGGCCAGTCGGTCGGCCCCTTTCCGGGGGCGTTTCAGCGCCTCTCGTCGGGCTTTCTCCCGGACGTCTTCGGCGGGGGCGAGCTGCACCTCACCTCCCTCGTCTTGGGTGGGCTCGTCTCCCTCGCGCTCGTGCTGCTCAGCCTCCGGGGTCGGCGCAGCGCGCGCCGCTACGGTTTAGAGACCGAGCCGCTGGGGTTTTTCGTCCTTAAAAACGCGGCCGTTGTCGCCGCCATCATGTACCTCTGCTACCTGCTCGCCTCCTACCGCGGGTTGCCCAACGTGCTGCTGATCATGTTCGCGCTGATCGTCCTCTACACCTTCGTCACTACCCAGACGGTCATCGGCAGGCGCCTCTACGCCTTGGGGGGTAACGTCAAGGCGGCCAAGCTCTCGGGGGTCAAGACCGAACGCCTGACCTTTTTGACCTTTGTCAACATGGGCTTTCTCGCGGCCCTAGCGGGGCTCGTGTTCGCCGCGCGGCTCAACACGGCGACGCCCGGGGGGGGGAGCACCTTCGAATTAGACGTCATCGCGGCCGCGTTTATCGGCGGCGCCTCGGCCTCGGGCGGCGTCGGTACGGTCGTCGGGGCGGTGATCGGCGCGTTTGTCATGGGCGTCATGAATAACGGCATGTCGATTCTCGGGGTGGGGATCGACTACCAGCAGGTGATCAAGGGGCTCGTCTTGCTGCTCGCCGTCTTCTTCGACGTCTACAACAAGACCCGTGGCTAAGGGGGGGCTCAAATGGGCTCCCCAGGGGCGTCCTTATGGTAGGGAAGGGTTATGAGTGCTAGTGCCTCGCACCCCCCCAAAGCCGTCACGCTCAACGACGTCGCGCGCGCCGCCGGCGTCTCGCACCAGACCGTCTCGCGGGTCATCAACGAGCACCCTAGCGTCGCCCCGGCGACGCGCGCGCGGGTGCTCGCCGCCATTCGCGAGCTCGGCTACCGGCCGAACGCGCTCGCGCGCAAGCTCGTCACGGGGCGCTCCAAAACGGTCGGCATCGTGGGTTTCGGCACCACCTTCTACGGCCCCGCGCAGATGGTCTTAAGCGTCGAGCGGGCGCTCAAGGGGCGCGGCTACGGGTTTGCGCTGGCCTCGGTCGACGACCTCGAGCGCCCCAGCTTGGAGGGTGCGGTGCGCGAGCTAGGGCGCCACGACGTCGAGGGGCTGATTTTAATCACGCCGCTGCGCGAGGTGAGCCTCGCGGAGATCGACGCCCTTTGCGGCGGGCGGCCCTTCGTGATGATCGACGTCGCCAAGGGGAGCCCGCTCCCGTCGGTGGTCATCGACCAAGGGCACGGCAGCGCGCTCGCGACCCGGCACCTCGTGGACCTCGGGCACCACCATGTGGCCGAGATCAGCGGGCCGCTCGCGTGGCACGACGCCTGGGCGCGCCACGAAGCGTGGCGCGAGACGCTTCTCAAGGCCGGGCTGACGCCGGGGCGGAGCGTCGAGGGCGACTGGACCGCTGAGGGGGGCTACCGCGCCGCGGAGGCGCTGCTGAGCTCGGGG
This window contains:
- the mmsB gene encoding multiple monosaccharide ABC transporter permease; protein product: MSTTPSALPRAQVASARELVRRNLRRYGMLVALLAIMVFFQLRTGGVLLRPLNLTNLLLQNSYIVIMAIGMLLVIVAGHIDLSVGSVVGFVGALAAVLMVQQGVHWLPTVLLCLLTGVLIGAAQGFWVAYAHIPSFIVTLAGMLVFRGLSLALLQGQSVGPFPGAFQRLSSGFLPDVFGGGELHLTSLVLGGLVSLALVLLSLRGRRSARRYGLETEPLGFFVLKNAAVVAAIMYLCYLLASYRGLPNVLLIMFALIVLYTFVTTQTVIGRRLYALGGNVKAAKLSGVKTERLTFLTFVNMGFLAALAGLVFAARLNTATPGGGSTFELDVIAAAFIGGASASGGVGTVVGAVIGAFVMGVMNNGMSILGVGIDYQQVIKGLVLLLAVFFDVYNKTRG
- the mmsA gene encoding multiple monosaccharide ABC transporter ATP-binding protein, which encodes MRAITKTFPGVRALHNVSLRVREGEIHALVGENGAGKSTLMKVLSGVYPHGSYEGEIRFRGQVRAFRNVRDSEALGIIIIHQELALVPLLSIAENLFLGHERARFGVIDWSQATLQARALLAKVGLDEAPDTPVAELGVGKQQLVEIAKALAKEVKLLILDEPTASLSESDSEALLKLLLEFKAQGITSVLISHKLNEVVKVADTITVLRDGEVVETLDARAGPVSEARIVRGMVGRELTQRYPPRTHRVGETLFEVRGWNVFHPVQRDRRVIHDASFYLRRGEVVGLAGLMGAGRTELAMSLFGRSYGRRVSGEVRLRGQVVDLSTVPKAIAQGVAYVTEDRKALGLILEQDIRHNLTLANLGAVAKGVVIDAPREVGVAHRYREELRIRCRSIEQEAVNLSGGNQQKVVLGKWLFAEPEVLLLDEPTRGVDVGAKFEIYTLINRLAAQGKAILLISSELPEVLGMSDRIYVMNEGRIVGEMDARSASQERIMREIVRLEDAPPDAREVPV
- a CDS encoding LacI family DNA-binding transcriptional regulator; translation: MSASASHPPKAVTLNDVARAAGVSHQTVSRVINEHPSVAPATRARVLAAIRELGYRPNALARKLVTGRSKTVGIVGFGTTFYGPAQMVLSVERALKGRGYGFALASVDDLERPSLEGAVRELGRHDVEGLILITPLREVSLAEIDALCGGRPFVMIDVAKGSPLPSVVIDQGHGSALATRHLVDLGHHHVAEISGPLAWHDAWARHEAWRETLLKAGLTPGRSVEGDWTAEGGYRAAEALLSSGERFTALVVGNDQMALGALAALSERGVRVPEEVSVVGFDDVPEARFYRPPLTTVRQDFAELGTRSAALILKAIEARRAPQLPPRPEQVCLTPELVVRLSTAPPPR